A genome region from Melospiza melodia melodia isolate bMelMel2 chromosome 26, bMelMel2.pri, whole genome shotgun sequence includes the following:
- the HP1BP3 gene encoding heterochromatin protein 1-binding protein 3 isoform X1, which yields MSTDLSEAEPVHHKALPLLTGAQLIHTDKLSEKVEDDTMPIRRSVNASSRETPPKSKPAEGEEVKADAEVTSEESASAGEEQEPETVPAASSEAEQPKEPENEGKEETKPSEETKKEEKDQAKEKEKKVKKTIPAWATLSASQLARAQKQTQMAATSRPKMDAILTEAIKACFQKSGASVVAIRKYIIHKYPSLELERRGYLLKQALKRELERGIIRQVKGKGASGSFVVVSNAGKTVPKSRDRKKSTSALSTEQQVKLEDVLPLAFTRLCEPKEASYSLIKKYVSQYYPKLKVDIRPQLLKNALQRAVEKGQLEQITGKGASGTFQLKKSGEKPLLGGTLMEDAILSAIAAMNEPKTCSTTALKKYILENYPGTNSNLQVHLLKRTLQKCEKNGWMEQISGKGFSGTFQLCFPYYPSPDVLYPEKQQDEDSEESDEEEEEESEEEEESEEEESEEEEPPPKKRMQKRPPPKSRSRAPPMKRRESKPKPRKTPTARRGKAKPPPKVKTPAKKAKPAAPAIKKASSGSSSKKPAASGRKEVKPSAKGKSTMRKSLRAKK from the exons atgtcgACTGATCTGTCTGAAGCTGAACCCGTGCATCATAAGGCGCTTCCACTCTTAACGGGAGCTCAGCTGATCCACACGGACAAGTTAAGTGAG AAAGTGGAAGACGACACGATGCCGATCCGCCGCTCGGTGAACGCTTCCTCCCGAGAAACTCCTCCCAAGAGCAAACCTGCTGAAGGGGAGGAGGTCAAAGCAG ATGCAGAAGTCACCTCTGAAGAATCTGCCTCtgctggagaggagcaagagcctGAAACCGTGCCTGCTGCATCCAGTGAAGCAGAACAGCCAAAGGAACCTGAGAatgaagggaaggaggaaacAAAGCCCTCAGAAGAAACCAAAAAGGA ggagaaggaTCAggccaaggagaaggagaagaaggtgaagaagaccATCCCTGCGTGGGCCACACTCTCTGCCAGCCAGCTGGCTCGGGCACAGAAGCAGACTCagatggcagccacctccaggccCAAGATGGATGCCATCCTAACCGAGGCCATCAAG GCCTGCTTTCAGAAGAGCGGTGCCTCGGTGGTGGCAATCCGGAAATACATCATCCACAAATACCCTTCCCTGGAGCTGGAGAGGAGGGGATACCTCCTCAAGCAAGCCCTgaaaagagagctggagaggggaatCATCAGGCAG GTGAAAGGAAAGGGAGCTTCTGGGAGCTTTGTGGTGGTGTCTAATGCAGGAAAAACTGTTCCAAAATCCAGAGACAGAAAG AAAAGCACTtcagccctgagcacagagcagcaggtgaAGCTGGAGGATGTCCTGCCACTGGCCTTCACCCGCCTGTGTGAGCCCAAGGAAGCTTCTTACAGCCTGATCAAGAAATACGTGTCTCAGTATTATCCCAAACTCAAAGTAGATATAAG ACCCCAGCTGCTGAAGAACGCCCTGCAGAGAGCTGTAGAGAAGGGCCAGTTAGAGCAGATCACAGGGAAGGGAGCATCTGGGACATTCCAG CTGAAGAAATCAGGGGAGAAGCCCCTGCTGGGTGGGACTCTGATGGAAGATGCCATCCTGTCTGCTATTGCGGCCATGAACGAACCGAAGACCTGCTCCACCACAGCGCTGAAGAAGTATATCCTGGAAAATTACCCAGGGACCAACTCCAACTTGCAGG TGCATCTACTGAAGAGAACCCTGCAGAAATGTGAGAAGAATGGCTGGATGGAGCAAATTTCTGGGAAGGGCTTCAGTGGAACCTTTCAGCTTTGCTTCCCTTATTATCCAAG CCCAGATGTGCTCTATCCAGAGAAGCAGCAGGATGAGGATTCTGAGGAATCtgatgaggaagaagaggaggaatctgaggaggaagaagaatCTGAAGAGGAAGAGTCTGAGGAGGAAGAGCCACCACCAAAGAAGAG GATGCAGAAGAGACCACCCCCCAAATCCCGGAGCAGGGCCCCTCCGATGAAGCGAAGAGAATCCAAACCCAAGCCAAGGAAAACCCCCACCGCCCGCCGGGGCAAAGCAAAGCCCCCTCCCAAGGTGAAAACCCCTGCTAAGAAAGCCAAACCAGCAGCCCCAGCCATCAAGAAAGCCTCCAGTGGCAGCTCTTCCAAGAAACCAGCAGCCAGTGGGAGGAAGGAAGTGAAACCCTCTGCCAAGGGCAAATCCACCATGAGGAAATCTCTCCGGgcaaaaaagtaa
- the HP1BP3 gene encoding heterochromatin protein 1-binding protein 3 isoform X3 — protein MSTDLSEAEPVHHKALPLLTGAQLIHTDKLSEKVEDDTMPIRRSVNASSRETPPKSKPAEGEEVKADAEVTSEESASAGEEQEPETVPAASSEAEQPKEPENEGKEETKPSEETKKEEKDQAKEKEKKVKKTIPAWATLSASQLARAQKQTQMAATSRPKMDAILTEAIKACFQKSGASVVAIRKYIIHKYPSLELERRGYLLKQALKRELERGIIRQVKGKGASGSFVVVSNAGKTVPKSRDRKKSTSALSTEQQVKLEDVLPLAFTRLCEPKEASYSLIKKYVSQYYPKLKVDIRPQLLKNALQRAVEKGQLEQITGKGASGTFQERRPTWCRGACPDLVWENFVLMLFSSSLENS, from the exons atgtcgACTGATCTGTCTGAAGCTGAACCCGTGCATCATAAGGCGCTTCCACTCTTAACGGGAGCTCAGCTGATCCACACGGACAAGTTAAGTGAG AAAGTGGAAGACGACACGATGCCGATCCGCCGCTCGGTGAACGCTTCCTCCCGAGAAACTCCTCCCAAGAGCAAACCTGCTGAAGGGGAGGAGGTCAAAGCAG ATGCAGAAGTCACCTCTGAAGAATCTGCCTCtgctggagaggagcaagagcctGAAACCGTGCCTGCTGCATCCAGTGAAGCAGAACAGCCAAAGGAACCTGAGAatgaagggaaggaggaaacAAAGCCCTCAGAAGAAACCAAAAAGGA ggagaaggaTCAggccaaggagaaggagaagaaggtgaagaagaccATCCCTGCGTGGGCCACACTCTCTGCCAGCCAGCTGGCTCGGGCACAGAAGCAGACTCagatggcagccacctccaggccCAAGATGGATGCCATCCTAACCGAGGCCATCAAG GCCTGCTTTCAGAAGAGCGGTGCCTCGGTGGTGGCAATCCGGAAATACATCATCCACAAATACCCTTCCCTGGAGCTGGAGAGGAGGGGATACCTCCTCAAGCAAGCCCTgaaaagagagctggagaggggaatCATCAGGCAG GTGAAAGGAAAGGGAGCTTCTGGGAGCTTTGTGGTGGTGTCTAATGCAGGAAAAACTGTTCCAAAATCCAGAGACAGAAAG AAAAGCACTtcagccctgagcacagagcagcaggtgaAGCTGGAGGATGTCCTGCCACTGGCCTTCACCCGCCTGTGTGAGCCCAAGGAAGCTTCTTACAGCCTGATCAAGAAATACGTGTCTCAGTATTATCCCAAACTCAAAGTAGATATAAG ACCCCAGCTGCTGAAGAACGCCCTGCAGAGAGCTGTAGAGAAGGGCCAGTTAGAGCAGATCACAGGGAAGGGAGCATCTGGGACATTCCAG GAGCGCCGACCCACCTGGTGCAGAGGAGCTTGTCCTGACCTGGTTTGGGAGAATTTTGTCTTGATGCTTTTCTCTTCCTCCTTGGAAAATAGCTGA
- the HP1BP3 gene encoding heterochromatin protein 1-binding protein 3 isoform X2, with the protein MPIRRSVNASSRETPPKSKPAEGEEVKADAEVTSEESASAGEEQEPETVPAASSEAEQPKEPENEGKEETKPSEETKKEEKDQAKEKEKKVKKTIPAWATLSASQLARAQKQTQMAATSRPKMDAILTEAIKACFQKSGASVVAIRKYIIHKYPSLELERRGYLLKQALKRELERGIIRQVKGKGASGSFVVVSNAGKTVPKSRDRKKSTSALSTEQQVKLEDVLPLAFTRLCEPKEASYSLIKKYVSQYYPKLKVDIRPQLLKNALQRAVEKGQLEQITGKGASGTFQLKKSGEKPLLGGTLMEDAILSAIAAMNEPKTCSTTALKKYILENYPGTNSNLQVHLLKRTLQKCEKNGWMEQISGKGFSGTFQLCFPYYPSPDVLYPEKQQDEDSEESDEEEEEESEEEEESEEEESEEEEPPPKKRMQKRPPPKSRSRAPPMKRRESKPKPRKTPTARRGKAKPPPKVKTPAKKAKPAAPAIKKASSGSSSKKPAASGRKEVKPSAKGKSTMRKSLRAKK; encoded by the exons ATGCCGATCCGCCGCTCGGTGAACGCTTCCTCCCGAGAAACTCCTCCCAAGAGCAAACCTGCTGAAGGGGAGGAGGTCAAAGCAG ATGCAGAAGTCACCTCTGAAGAATCTGCCTCtgctggagaggagcaagagcctGAAACCGTGCCTGCTGCATCCAGTGAAGCAGAACAGCCAAAGGAACCTGAGAatgaagggaaggaggaaacAAAGCCCTCAGAAGAAACCAAAAAGGA ggagaaggaTCAggccaaggagaaggagaagaaggtgaagaagaccATCCCTGCGTGGGCCACACTCTCTGCCAGCCAGCTGGCTCGGGCACAGAAGCAGACTCagatggcagccacctccaggccCAAGATGGATGCCATCCTAACCGAGGCCATCAAG GCCTGCTTTCAGAAGAGCGGTGCCTCGGTGGTGGCAATCCGGAAATACATCATCCACAAATACCCTTCCCTGGAGCTGGAGAGGAGGGGATACCTCCTCAAGCAAGCCCTgaaaagagagctggagaggggaatCATCAGGCAG GTGAAAGGAAAGGGAGCTTCTGGGAGCTTTGTGGTGGTGTCTAATGCAGGAAAAACTGTTCCAAAATCCAGAGACAGAAAG AAAAGCACTtcagccctgagcacagagcagcaggtgaAGCTGGAGGATGTCCTGCCACTGGCCTTCACCCGCCTGTGTGAGCCCAAGGAAGCTTCTTACAGCCTGATCAAGAAATACGTGTCTCAGTATTATCCCAAACTCAAAGTAGATATAAG ACCCCAGCTGCTGAAGAACGCCCTGCAGAGAGCTGTAGAGAAGGGCCAGTTAGAGCAGATCACAGGGAAGGGAGCATCTGGGACATTCCAG CTGAAGAAATCAGGGGAGAAGCCCCTGCTGGGTGGGACTCTGATGGAAGATGCCATCCTGTCTGCTATTGCGGCCATGAACGAACCGAAGACCTGCTCCACCACAGCGCTGAAGAAGTATATCCTGGAAAATTACCCAGGGACCAACTCCAACTTGCAGG TGCATCTACTGAAGAGAACCCTGCAGAAATGTGAGAAGAATGGCTGGATGGAGCAAATTTCTGGGAAGGGCTTCAGTGGAACCTTTCAGCTTTGCTTCCCTTATTATCCAAG CCCAGATGTGCTCTATCCAGAGAAGCAGCAGGATGAGGATTCTGAGGAATCtgatgaggaagaagaggaggaatctgaggaggaagaagaatCTGAAGAGGAAGAGTCTGAGGAGGAAGAGCCACCACCAAAGAAGAG GATGCAGAAGAGACCACCCCCCAAATCCCGGAGCAGGGCCCCTCCGATGAAGCGAAGAGAATCCAAACCCAAGCCAAGGAAAACCCCCACCGCCCGCCGGGGCAAAGCAAAGCCCCCTCCCAAGGTGAAAACCCCTGCTAAGAAAGCCAAACCAGCAGCCCCAGCCATCAAGAAAGCCTCCAGTGGCAGCTCTTCCAAGAAACCAGCAGCCAGTGGGAGGAAGGAAGTGAAACCCTCTGCCAAGGGCAAATCCACCATGAGGAAATCTCTCCGGgcaaaaaagtaa